Proteins co-encoded in one Vibrio fortis genomic window:
- a CDS encoding tetratricopeptide repeat-containing diguanylate cyclase: MIRLLSFIFFIFISLPVKSNGHTESSDVQPHLGATPNSEWNTLYLSTLSTDPSRALNLLKARYASAIPNGEKLYTSALLYTYMTQHDQPFYGGSSGDENYQQLESQFIEALSLDGQGHYQESQQRFARLLKQMKAQNDETGKLLIKYQLCRSLNEQSRYHKANYYCSILEADINDIADPVLPKSIAYRVIANNQYFRSDYQAALNTYMTLVESFPKGQDISGVYNDLGNLFKEMKQFDKSEQYLKLALQLRIDASDLMKAQVRHSLAKLYMAQSRYDSAISQFLQAKTLLHSSGHNFGTAMTTLGLGKAYTATKQYPLARAYLTESLGYATDLNNNVMRIQAYLAISDMFEEQQLLNEAFDYADRALVIAKQVERESYMADVYQQLSQLFRAQGDYQQALFYYEQYAQSQIATRNTDNRLALEALSLAHNQYEQELESSQLRNQHDLNKLEIEKMQQQKLMYNIIVLLLIIVASFTFYSNKKIRRKASIDSMTKAYSRAETIKRVKDTKAPTKADKQHVLILLDLDKFKAINDQYGHPTGDKALIHVSHQIVKHLSKGELLGRLGGEEFLILLRDTNIEDVRERVEEIHYAISTNEFLSESKKPLTITASLAYLATQKSLSDFDILYSVLDQALYQAKANGRNCIIDAYNDPIEANSFSNSPIVYEPTQP; encoded by the coding sequence GTGATTCGCCTACTTTCTTTCATCTTTTTCATATTCATAAGCTTACCCGTTAAGTCAAACGGGCATACGGAAAGCTCTGATGTTCAACCTCATCTAGGCGCTACTCCAAATTCAGAATGGAACACTCTTTATCTCTCTACACTCAGTACAGACCCTTCTCGCGCTTTAAACCTGCTTAAGGCACGCTACGCCAGCGCTATACCTAACGGAGAGAAACTCTATACCTCTGCCCTGCTATACACCTATATGACTCAACACGACCAGCCTTTTTATGGCGGGAGCTCAGGTGACGAGAATTACCAACAATTAGAAAGCCAATTCATAGAAGCATTATCCTTAGATGGTCAGGGACACTATCAAGAATCTCAACAGCGCTTCGCTCGACTTCTTAAGCAAATGAAAGCCCAAAATGATGAAACGGGAAAGCTGTTAATAAAGTATCAGCTGTGCCGCTCACTTAACGAGCAGTCGCGTTATCACAAGGCCAATTACTACTGCTCAATACTTGAGGCTGACATCAACGATATTGCAGACCCAGTCTTACCTAAATCTATTGCTTACCGTGTCATCGCCAATAACCAGTATTTCAGAAGTGACTATCAAGCGGCACTCAATACCTACATGACTTTAGTGGAGTCTTTTCCGAAAGGACAAGATATCTCTGGGGTCTACAATGATTTAGGCAATCTTTTCAAAGAGATGAAACAGTTTGATAAATCTGAGCAGTATTTAAAACTCGCACTTCAATTGCGCATTGATGCCTCTGATCTGATGAAGGCACAAGTTCGTCATAGTCTTGCCAAACTGTATATGGCCCAGTCTCGCTACGACTCGGCTATCTCACAATTTCTACAAGCAAAGACATTGCTCCACTCGTCTGGCCACAACTTCGGTACCGCCATGACAACATTGGGTTTAGGAAAAGCGTACACCGCGACCAAACAATACCCATTAGCACGAGCTTATCTCACTGAGTCGTTAGGCTATGCTACCGACCTAAATAACAACGTGATGCGAATTCAAGCCTACCTTGCTATCAGTGACATGTTTGAAGAACAACAGCTACTAAATGAAGCATTCGATTATGCGGACCGTGCCCTAGTGATTGCAAAGCAAGTGGAGCGAGAAAGCTATATGGCAGACGTGTATCAACAATTGTCACAACTTTTCAGAGCTCAAGGAGATTACCAACAGGCACTCTTCTACTATGAGCAATATGCACAGTCTCAAATCGCCACTCGTAATACAGATAACCGTTTAGCATTAGAAGCGCTGAGCCTCGCGCACAATCAATATGAACAAGAACTAGAAAGCTCTCAACTTCGCAACCAACATGACCTTAACAAGCTGGAAATTGAGAAGATGCAGCAGCAAAAGCTCATGTATAACATAATCGTTCTACTACTGATTATCGTCGCTAGCTTCACTTTCTATTCTAATAAGAAAATACGCCGAAAAGCCTCTATTGATTCAATGACTAAGGCTTACAGCCGAGCGGAAACCATTAAACGAGTAAAAGACACAAAAGCTCCCACAAAAGCAGACAAACAACACGTGTTGATTCTGTTGGATTTGGATAAATTCAAGGCAATCAATGACCAGTATGGTCACCCTACTGGGGACAAAGCCTTGATTCATGTCAGCCACCAAATCGTCAAGCATCTGAGCAAAGGTGAGTTATTAGGCCGTCTAGGTGGTGAAGAGTTTCTTATCCTATTAAGGGATACAAATATCGAGGACGTACGCGAACGTGTTGAAGAAATTCACTACGCGATCTCTACCAATGAATTTTTATCAGAATCAAAAAAGCCACTTACGATTACTGCGAGCCTCGCCTATTTGGCGACCCAGAAATCATTAAGTGACTTTGACATTCTCTACTCAGTGCTTGACCAAGCCCTCTACCAAGCAAAAGCAAATGGTAGAAACTGCATCATTGATGCGTATAACGACCCGATCGAAGCAAACAGCTTTAGCAATTCGCCGATTGTTTACGAACCAACTCAGCCATGA